In Siniperca chuatsi isolate FFG_IHB_CAS linkage group LG16, ASM2008510v1, whole genome shotgun sequence, the following proteins share a genomic window:
- the fermt1 gene encoding fermitin family homolog 1: protein MAMITGAEYGETSWELSVQVDQKEGDESMKFKLRVKGDLHVGGLMLKLVEKIRAPQDWSDHALWWEQRKCWLLKTHWTLDKYGIQADADLRYTPQHKPLLLQLPNMKTIKMTVSFSNVVFKAVAEICQLLNIRRSEELSLLKLPDDPSKKKKKKDKNSAQNDIWDIDLPSGGPGGTGPMYSKTMTATYDPENGMPVSATSLWFGENPLADSLPNLPPTELAKMYQPLSLVDKATNNAGWLDSSRSLMEQDIQDEEKLLLRFKYNVFFDLNPKYDAVRITQLYEQARWAILLEEIDCTEEEMLMFASLQYHICKLTMSSEPLDHSNEPEIDEVEAALSNLEVTLEGGHADRILEDITDIPQLADSLRLFRPKRLTLRPYKEYWFVFKDTTISYYKNKETSSGEPIEQFHLRGCDVVPDVNVTDKKFGIKLLLPVADGMNEVYIRCDNETQYAKWKAACILASKGKTMAYSSYKSEVRNIQSFLQMKSLAPPPGQAAPDLDAMEMNSESFVSPRYAKKHKTKQLTARILEAHQNIARLSLVEAKMRFIQAWQSLPEFGINYYIVRFKGSKKDEILGISYNRLIRIDMSSGLPVTTWRFANVKQWNVNWEIRQVTIEFDQSVSIAFCCLSCDCKVVHEFIGGYIFLSTRSKDQNETLDEDLFHKLTGGQE, encoded by the exons ATGGCCATGATCACAGGCGCAGAGTACGGAGAAACATCATGGGAGCTGTCCGTGCAGGTGGATCAAAAAGAGGGAGATGAGTCCATGAAATTTAAGCTGAGGGTGAAGGGAGACTTGCACGTTGGAGGCCTCATGCTTAAGCTGGTGGAGAAGATCA GAGCTCCTCAAGACTGGTCAGACCATGCCCTGTGGTGGGAACAGAGGAAATGCTGGCTGCTCAAGACCCACTGGACCTTGGACAAGTATGGAATTCAG GCTGATGCTGACCTGCGCTATACGCCACAGCACAAACCGCTGTTGCTGCAGCTCCCCAATATGAAAACCATCAAAATGACCgtcagcttctccaatgtggtCTTCAAGGCGGTGGCGGAGATCTGTCAACTACTCA ACATCAGAAGATCAGAGGAACTGTCCCTGCTGAAGCTTCCAGATGATCCctccaagaagaagaagaagaaagacaagaacTCAGCACAGAATGACATCTGGGACATAGATTTACCTAGCGGGGGACCAGGTGGCACAG GCCCCATGTACAGTAAGACCATGACAGCCACCTACGACCCAGAGAACGGGATGCCAGTGTCTGCCACGAGCCTTTGGTTTGGAGAAAACCCACTAGCCGACTCCCTGCCAAACTTGCCGCCTACTGAGCTGGCCAAGATGTACCAGCCGCTCTCGCTAGTGGACAAAGCAACCAACAACGCAGG GTGGTTGGACTCGTCTCGTTCTCTTATGGAGCAAGACATCCAAGATGAAGAAAAGCTATTGCTTCGCTTCAAGTACAATGTCTTCTTTGACCTCAATCCTAAA tatGATGCTGTCAGAATAACCCAGCTGTATGAGCAAGCTCGCTGGGCCATCCTGCTGGAGGAGATAGACTGCACCGAGGAGGAAATGCTGATGTTTGCTTCATTACAG TATCACATTTGTAAACTGACCATGTCAAGTGAACCACTGGACCACTCCAACGAACCAGAAATAGATGAAGTAGAGGCTGCCCTGTCCAACTTGGAGGTGACACTTGAAGGCGGACATGCAGACAGAATTCTG GAAGACATTACAGACATTCCACAGCTGGCAGATTCCCTCCGGCTGTTTAG GCCCAAAAGACTAACGCTGCGGCCGTACAAAGAGTACTGGTTTGTATTCAAGGACACCACCATCTCCTACTACAAGAACAAGGAGACCTCCAGTGGAGAACCCATAGAGCAGTTTCATCTCCGAG GTTGTGATGTCGTCCCTGATGTCAACGTAACAGACAAGAAGTTCGGCATCAAGCTCCTGCTCCCAGTTGCTGACGGGATGAATGAGGTGTACATCCGATGTGACAAT GAAACACAGTACGCCAAGTGGAAAGCTGCATGTATCCTGGCCTCCAAGGGCAAGACAATGGCCTACAGCTCCTACAAATCAGAAGTGAGGAACATCCAGTCCTTTCTGCAAATGAAGAGCCTGGCGCCCCCTCCTGGTCAGGCGGCTCCTGACCTTGACGCTATGGAGATGAATTCTGAAAGTTTTGTTTCTCCACGCTACGCCAAGAAGCACAAGACCAAACAG CTAACAGCACGTATCCTGGAGGCCCATCAGAACATAGCACGGCTGTCCCTAGTGGAGGCCAAGATGCGCTTTATCCAGGCCTGGCAGTCGCTTCCAGAGTTTGGTATCAACTACTACATTGTCAG ATTCAAAGGCAGCAAGAAGGATGAGATTCTGGGGATCTCATACAACCGTCTGATTCGTATTGACATGTCCTCTGGTCTGCCTGTCACCACATGGAGGTTCGCCAACGTGAAGCAGTGGAACGTTAACTGGGAGATAAGACAG GTGACCATAGAGTTCGACCAGAGTGTGTCAATAGCCTTCTGCTGTTTGAGCTGTGACTGCAAGGTGGTCCATGAGTTCATTGGCGGTTACATCTTCCTCTCCACAAGATCTAAAGACCAGAACGAGACGCTAGATGAAGACCTGTTCCATAAACTTACTGGAGGCCAAGAATGA